The DNA segment TTGCTTATCTAATTCACATTCTGATGCTCCAGAAAAGAAAAATCGGGTAAATGCACGAGCATCTTTTTTGGTGAAAGGGAGCGTTTTAAGCTGTTCTTCAAGCTTGGTCCATTCTTCGTAAGGGTAGACGAACAAACATTTATCGAGTCCACGGGTTACAACAAATGATTGACCTAATTCCTCGCGAAACTTCGCAGGAATGATCATACGGCCTTTTTCATCTACATTGTGTCGATATTCGCCCATGAACATGTTTTTCAGTCCCCCCACTAACTATCAATAACTTACCACAACCCCCCACTTTTCACCACTATCTTTTCGTAAGTTTCTCCACAAAACAAAAAAAATCCTGCCTAAGGCAGAATTTTTTTTAGATTTTATTAATAATGTGAGAAAAATACGTTAGATAAAGAGTAGCTTGTGCTCCCCATTTACAGCAATCGGCTGATTAAGAAGTTGCTTTAAACCACTTTGTCCCACAATGTTAACTAAAATGATGGGATGCATGATGCGCTCCTGTGGAGAGCCAAGTGGTTTTAGCCAGAAGATTGCTTCTTCAAACTGAGCAATTGCATGCTTGTGGGTTTCTTCTATATGACGGTGCAACCTTGATTCTAAAAACTGGATTTGATCCAATAGAAACGTTGCATTCTTTTCACTCATTGCATGCAAGGTAGGATCCATAGTACGTGCTAGTTCACGAATTGGAGCATGCACTTGATTCACATTCTCTTTCACTTGATCTACAATCTCATCGATTGGAAATGAGTGCTGAGACTTAATCCACTCTTGTTTCAGTTGCTCACTGTCTTCTCCCAGAAGCGTCTCATAAGAGTAATCTACTCCTTCCACCCACTTTTGAATCGATCTAGGAACAATCGTCATTTGTATCCGTGGAATTAAGGGTGGCATCTTCCAACCAAATTGATTAAACACAGGTTTAAGCGTTCCCCAATAGGCAAGCTCACCAGGTCCAGGTATAAAAGCTAGAACTGGCAGGACCCATTCCTGCATTAGTGGCCTAGTCACGACGTTATTACTAAATCGCTCTGGTTCTGCTTCAAGAATGGTTAAGAGTTCTTCTTTTGAAAAGGACTGATCATCATTTCTACATGTAAAGTATCCATCCTCATAATCGAGGCGTACTCTTTTTTGATCAACGTTTAAGAAAAGATGTGCATTCTCTTCATCTGTAATGATAGGTGCTTGGTATCCTTTTTCAACAAACTGGGAAAGTCCCTTTTGTTGATTCGATTGGAGAGTATCTATCCTCTCAATTAATTCTTTAAAAAAGCCGGTTTCAAGGCGTCTTAAATCAGGGTGATGTGCATCAACAAACACAAGTCCTTCTTCTTGGAAAAAATGATTCATCAATTTTATGAAAAAGTCCGTATACGTACGACATGTTGTCGCAGCCTGTTGAATCCATTTAATCAGATCACAGGTATGATCTGTTTCAGGTAAGCTTTCAAATACGCCTTCAAGCCATTTAAATAACTCTTCTTTAGGTAGTTCCTTTTCTGAAGCGGAACACTGAACATCTTCATCTTCAATTGGATGCTTACGCCACTTACCCGCTTTTTCTTTAAATACAAAGCGAATCTCCTCAAAATCATGATCTTCACCAGCCACCCAAAACACCGGGACAACTGGAATCTTTAAATCTTTTTCTTGTTGTTTCGCACTCAATACAACCGTTAGTGCTTTATATATGGTGAACAATGGTCCTGTTAAAAGACCTGCCTGTTGCCCACCAACAATCACAACCGCATCATCATTATATAGTTTTTTAATATTACCTAATGCTGCATCAGGATACTCAAGATCTTTGTGCGTTTCAATAAGGTGAGCAACCAAAGCTTCACGGTTTAATCTATTATCCGTTCGTTTACCCAGTTCTTCCGCACGTTTTTTCAGCCAATCCGTCGATTCATATGTATAATCAAACAGCTCATTTAGCTCTGTTCGTTGATTAAGATAATCACGATAAAATCCTGCAGGAGGGTTTAGATGTATTTCTTTTGTTTCCATATATGACGAATCCCTTCCTTTGTTAGTCACTTCACGATGTTATTCTTCACTCTTATGCTTAGACTTTATTATCATAGCAAAAGTAGATGGCAATACCAAAC comes from the Alkalihalobacillus sp. FSL W8-0930 genome and includes:
- the mraZ gene encoding division/cell wall cluster transcriptional repressor MraZ → MFMGEYRHNVDEKGRMIIPAKFREELGQSFVVTRGLDKCLFVYPYEEWTKLEEQLKTLPFTKKDARAFTRFFFSGASECELDKQGRVNLAAPLRQYAQIEKECVVIGVSNRVEVWSQSMWEHYVGESEESLAEISENLTDFDL
- the bshC gene encoding bacillithiol biosynthesis cysteine-adding enzyme BshC, whose protein sequence is METKEIHLNPPAGFYRDYLNQRTELNELFDYTYESTDWLKKRAEELGKRTDNRLNREALVAHLIETHKDLEYPDAALGNIKKLYNDDAVVIVGGQQAGLLTGPLFTIYKALTVVLSAKQQEKDLKIPVVPVFWVAGEDHDFEEIRFVFKEKAGKWRKHPIEDEDVQCSASEKELPKEELFKWLEGVFESLPETDHTCDLIKWIQQAATTCRTYTDFFIKLMNHFFQEEGLVFVDAHHPDLRRLETGFFKELIERIDTLQSNQQKGLSQFVEKGYQAPIITDEENAHLFLNVDQKRVRLDYEDGYFTCRNDDQSFSKEELLTILEAEPERFSNNVVTRPLMQEWVLPVLAFIPGPGELAYWGTLKPVFNQFGWKMPPLIPRIQMTIVPRSIQKWVEGVDYSYETLLGEDSEQLKQEWIKSQHSFPIDEIVDQVKENVNQVHAPIRELARTMDPTLHAMSEKNATFLLDQIQFLESRLHRHIEETHKHAIAQFEEAIFWLKPLGSPQERIMHPIILVNIVGQSGLKQLLNQPIAVNGEHKLLFI